The proteins below are encoded in one region of Spirochaetota bacterium:
- a CDS encoding ribonuclease J, which translates to MKHSREQKLTIIPIGGLAAIGTNMTLFEFGDDIMVVDCGIMFPNEEMPGIDFIIPDFSYVVKNRSRVKGVIITHGHEDHIGAVPYLMQQISAPIYGTRLTLGLIQSRLEEKPPAEKPVLIEVEPGSQVRIGGFLVDFLRVNHSIIDGTALAISTPVGVIIHTGDFKIDYSPVDGKVTDIFRFSEYGEKGVLLLMSDSTNAERKGYTRSESVLASKLFEIFADARGRIIVATFASNIHRIQQVLDAARKYNRKVVFSGTTMIKNVEIAKNLGYLTYKDNLVVDIKQAGSIPQKRLVVICTGSQGEPMSALARMSSGTHKNIMAGAGDTVIITASVIPGNERTVYTVINALMRMGADVFYEQDEDIHVSGHASQEELKLMISLTRPKFFLPIHGEYRHLRAHARLAESIGIPTSRILIAENGDVLSLTGKSFEKSGKIELSQVFVDGNEIEDISSAIITDRKSMSHEGIVVVTAVVSEGMLVRRPEVLARGFITGRTTRIVDMIRADAEEQAHKLLEDGTPAREIAIILKKNLKNHVYRLTRRNPLIEVLVLEV; encoded by the coding sequence ATGAAACATAGCAGGGAACAAAAACTGACCATTATCCCGATAGGCGGCCTCGCGGCTATCGGAACCAATATGACGCTCTTCGAGTTCGGGGACGATATAATGGTAGTCGATTGCGGCATCATGTTTCCCAACGAGGAGATGCCCGGAATAGATTTCATCATCCCGGATTTTTCGTATGTGGTCAAGAACCGGTCCAGGGTGAAGGGGGTCATCATAACCCACGGACACGAGGACCACATAGGCGCCGTCCCCTACCTTATGCAGCAGATATCCGCGCCCATATACGGGACAAGGCTGACCCTGGGTCTCATCCAGAGCAGGCTCGAAGAAAAACCGCCGGCAGAGAAACCCGTCCTGATCGAAGTGGAACCCGGTTCACAGGTTCGGATCGGGGGATTCCTCGTGGACTTTCTAAGGGTTAATCATTCTATTATCGACGGAACGGCCCTCGCGATCTCGACCCCCGTGGGCGTCATTATTCACACGGGCGATTTCAAGATCGATTATTCCCCGGTTGACGGAAAGGTAACCGACATCTTTCGCTTTTCGGAATATGGAGAGAAAGGCGTGCTCCTTCTCATGTCCGACAGCACGAACGCCGAAAGGAAGGGGTACACCCGCTCCGAAAGCGTTCTCGCCTCAAAGCTGTTCGAAATATTCGCCGATGCGCGGGGAAGGATCATCGTCGCCACGTTCGCGTCCAATATCCATCGCATACAGCAGGTACTCGACGCGGCCCGAAAATACAACCGGAAGGTCGTCTTCTCCGGCACCACGATGATCAAGAATGTCGAGATCGCGAAAAACCTGGGCTACCTCACCTACAAAGACAATCTCGTGGTGGATATCAAGCAGGCGGGTTCAATCCCCCAGAAGCGCCTCGTGGTCATTTGCACCGGATCCCAGGGCGAGCCCATGTCGGCGCTCGCACGCATGTCCTCCGGAACGCACAAGAATATCATGGCAGGGGCCGGGGACACCGTGATAATAACCGCATCGGTCATTCCGGGGAACGAGCGCACGGTGTACACGGTGATAAATGCCCTCATGCGGATGGGGGCCGATGTTTTCTACGAACAGGACGAGGATATCCATGTCTCGGGTCACGCGTCGCAGGAAGAGCTGAAGCTCATGATTTCCCTCACGCGACCCAAGTTTTTTCTCCCCATCCACGGCGAATACCGCCACCTCCGCGCGCATGCCCGGCTTGCCGAATCCATCGGAATCCCTACTTCCCGCATCCTTATCGCCGAAAACGGCGACGTACTCTCTCTTACGGGTAAAAGCTTCGAAAAATCGGGCAAGATCGAGCTCTCCCAGGTCTTCGTCGATGGAAACGAAATTGAGGACATCTCGAGCGCAATCATCACGGATCGCAAATCGATGTCCCACGAGGGCATCGTGGTGGTAACTGCCGTCGTATCGGAAGGTATGCTCGTACGAAGACCCGAGGTGCTCGCACGGGGGTTCATCACCGGTCGCACCACGCGCATCGTCGACATGATCAGGGCCGATGCGGAGGAACAGGCGCACAAGCTTCTTGAAGACGGCACCCCCGCCCGGGAAATTGCCATAATCTTGAAGAAAAACCTCAAGAACCATGTATATCGCCTCACCCGCAGGAATCCGCTCATCGAGGTACTGGTCCTCGAAGTTTAA
- a CDS encoding dUTP diphosphatase — MIPVKITLAEGARLPSYQSHGASGADIFALMDAPLSIQPGSIALIPTGMVIELPEGFEAQIRPRSGLALKHGITLLNTPGTIDSDYRGEVKIIVANLGKEPFLVENGMRIAQMVFARVFRGDFELSGELSGTERNDGGFGHTGI, encoded by the coding sequence ATGATACCTGTGAAGATTACGCTAGCAGAGGGCGCGCGCCTGCCGTCCTATCAGAGCCATGGGGCCTCCGGGGCCGATATTTTCGCGCTCATGGATGCGCCCCTGAGCATTCAGCCCGGATCAATAGCGCTCATTCCGACCGGGATGGTAATCGAACTGCCCGAGGGTTTCGAGGCGCAGATTCGTCCCAGGAGCGGACTCGCCTTGAAGCATGGCATCACCCTTCTCAACACCCCGGGCACCATTGATTCCGACTATCGCGGCGAAGTCAAAATTATAGTGGCCAATCTCGGCAAGGAGCCTTTTCTCGTGGAGAACGGGATGAGAATAGCCCAGATGGTGTTCGCGCGCGTATTCAGGGGCGATTTTGAGCTTTCGGGGGAACTTTCGGGCACAGAGCGCAATGACGGAGGATTCGGTCATACCGGTATATGA
- a CDS encoding glutaredoxin family protein, translating to MANFTRVEGKDKGRIELYAISTCVWCKKARNLLDERGVEYFYIYVDLLESEENSKIKEDIKKWNPLCSFPTLIFDGERCVVGFDEGKILKELG from the coding sequence ATGGCAAATTTCACCCGTGTCGAAGGGAAGGATAAAGGAAGAATCGAGCTTTACGCGATAAGCACGTGCGTGTGGTGCAAGAAGGCGAGAAACCTTCTTGATGAAAGGGGGGTTGAGTATTTTTACATTTATGTCGACCTCCTTGAATCCGAAGAAAATTCCAAGATCAAGGAAGACATTAAAAAATGGAATCCCCTTTGTTCTTTTCCTACGCTCATTTTCGACGGAGAGAGGTGTGTCGTAGGATTCGACGAGGGTAAGATTCTCAAGGAACTCGGGTGA
- a CDS encoding ferredoxin:glutaredoxin reductase, which translates to MEIPATDVERNYRALNKDAESGGYHLNPDADFTRELIIGLLINENRYGYWACPCRLASGSKKNDLDIICPCDYRDADLGEFDACYCGLYVSLRVLAGEVTVHPIPERRLPDEERLAKAEKMAKVSDTQSLAYPVWRCTVCGYLCAREEPPEVCPVCKAKKERFENFM; encoded by the coding sequence ATGGAAATTCCCGCAACGGACGTAGAAAGAAATTATCGGGCGCTTAATAAGGACGCGGAATCGGGCGGATATCATCTGAATCCCGATGCTGACTTCACACGGGAGCTCATTATCGGGCTTTTAATCAATGAAAACCGATACGGCTACTGGGCGTGCCCATGCAGGCTCGCCTCGGGATCGAAAAAAAACGACCTGGACATTATTTGCCCGTGCGATTACAGGGACGCGGATCTTGGCGAATTTGATGCATGCTATTGCGGTCTGTACGTTTCTTTAAGGGTCCTTGCTGGAGAAGTAACGGTTCATCCCATACCTGAGCGACGCCTCCCGGATGAGGAAAGGCTCGCGAAAGCGGAGAAAATGGCGAAGGTATCCGACACGCAGAGCCTGGCATATCCGGTTTGGAGATGCACGGTATGTGGCTACCTGTGTGCAAGGGAGGAGCCGCCCGAGGTCTGTCCCGTCTGCAAAGCAAAAAAAGAACGATTCGAGAACTTCATGTAA